A single window of Pseudochaenichthys georgianus unplaced genomic scaffold, fPseGeo1.2 scaffold_454_arrow_ctg1, whole genome shotgun sequence DNA harbors:
- the LOC117442689 gene encoding zinc finger protein 879-like, producing MSSMEEKKETPGAQKPKGRERRHSCQQCDKSFTASGSLKRHLRIHTGEKPYSCEECGTTFTQSGDLKTHQRIHTGEKPYSCEECGTTFTRSDALKTHQRIHTGEKPYSCEECGKTFTQSGALESHHRIHTGEKPYWCEECGKTFTQSSALESHHRIHTGEKPYWCEECGKTFNRSDALKTHQRIHTGEKPYSCEECGTTFTTSGDLKTHQRIHTGEKPYSCEECGKTFTQSGALESHHRIHTGEKPYWCEECGKTFTQSSALESHHRIHTGEKPYWCEVCGKTFTQSSALESHHRIHTGEKPYWCEECGKTFTQPSNLKSHLRVHSGEKP from the coding sequence aaaccgaaaggaagagagagacgtcacagctgtcagcaatgtgacaaATCCTTTACAGCATCTGGAAGTTTAAAGCGCCACCtgcgtattcacacaggagaaaaaccgtacagctgtgaagagtgtgggacaactttcactcaatcaggtgatctcaaaacacatcaacgtattcacacaggagaaaaaccatacagctgtgaagagtgtgggacaactttcactagatcagatgctctcaaaacacatcaacgtattcacacgggagaaaaaccttacagctgtgaagagtgtgggaaaactttcactcaatcaggtgctctagaatcacatcaccgtattcacactggagaaaaaccttactggtgtgaagagtgtgggaaaactttcactcaATCAAGTGCTCTAGaatcacatcaccgtattcacactggagaaaaaccttactggtgtgaagagtgtgggaaaactttcaaTAGATCAGatgctctcaaaacacatcaacgtattcacacaggagaaaaaccttacagctgtgaagagtgtgggacaactttcactacatcaggtgatctcaaaacacatcaacgtattcacacaggagaaaaaccttacagctgtgaagagtgtgggaaaactttcactcaatcaggtgctctagaatcacatcaccgtattcacactggagaaaaaccttactggtgtgaagagtgtgggaaaacgttcactcAATCGAGTGCTCTAGaatcacatcaccgtattcacactggagaaaaaccttactggTGTGAAGTGTGTGGGAAAACCTTCACTCAATCAAGTGCTCTAGaatcacatcaccgtattcacactggagaaaaaccttactggtgtgaagagtgtgggaaaacgttcactcAACCAAGTAatctcaaatcacatcttcGTGTTCACTCAGGAGAAAAACCATAG